The Nocardioides panzhihuensis genome has a segment encoding these proteins:
- the glmU gene encoding bifunctional UDP-N-acetylglucosamine diphosphorylase/glucosamine-1-phosphate N-acetyltransferase GlmU, with protein sequence MSELTVIVLAAGGGTRMKSKTPKMLHQIAGRSLVGHVLAAVSEAGASRVVAVVGHQRELVEPHIAEIFPEAAIAVQEEQLGTAHAVRMAVETASVTAGTVVVTYGDTPLLRGESLRALVADHEAAGRAATILSGIVPEPFGYGRLLRASDGPSAGVSGIVEEKDATDEQRAITEINSGIIAFDGAFLAGVLPRIGNDNAKKEFYLTDAIALAVADGLGVDAYVLDDVSEAEGANDRAQLAALGKILNDRIVTRWMKDGVTVMDPATTWIDADVELSPDVTILPGTQLIGATRIEEDAVVGPDCTLKDTEVGHGARVVRTQAELAVVGPGAEVGPFSYLRPGTVLGEEGKIGGFVEVKNSTIGVGAKVPHLSYVGDATIGEGSNIGAGTIFANYDGVNKHKTRIGRHVKSGSGVTFVAPVVVGDGAATGGQALIREDVPAGALAVSAGQQRTIEGWALSRRAGTPQAAAAEEALEAGVPIIGEPLATGE encoded by the coding sequence ATGAGCGAGCTCACCGTGATCGTGCTGGCCGCCGGGGGCGGCACCCGGATGAAGTCCAAGACTCCCAAGATGCTCCACCAGATCGCAGGGCGGAGTCTGGTGGGCCACGTGCTGGCCGCGGTCTCGGAGGCCGGAGCGTCCCGGGTCGTCGCGGTCGTGGGCCACCAGCGGGAGCTGGTCGAGCCGCACATCGCCGAGATCTTCCCCGAGGCCGCGATCGCGGTCCAGGAGGAGCAGCTCGGCACGGCGCACGCGGTGCGGATGGCGGTCGAGACGGCGTCGGTCACTGCCGGGACGGTCGTGGTGACGTACGGCGACACGCCCCTGCTGCGCGGTGAGTCGCTGCGCGCGCTGGTGGCCGACCACGAGGCCGCCGGGCGCGCCGCGACGATCCTGAGCGGGATCGTCCCGGAGCCCTTCGGCTACGGCCGGCTCCTGCGTGCCAGTGATGGGCCCAGTGCGGGGGTCAGCGGGATCGTCGAGGAGAAGGACGCGACCGACGAGCAGCGGGCGATCACCGAGATCAACTCGGGGATCATCGCCTTCGACGGGGCTTTCCTGGCCGGCGTACTGCCCAGGATCGGCAACGACAACGCCAAGAAGGAGTTCTACCTCACCGACGCGATCGCGCTGGCCGTCGCTGACGGGCTGGGCGTGGACGCGTACGTCCTCGACGACGTCAGCGAGGCCGAGGGTGCCAACGACCGGGCTCAGCTCGCCGCGCTGGGGAAGATCCTCAACGACCGGATCGTGACCCGGTGGATGAAGGACGGGGTCACGGTGATGGACCCGGCCACGACCTGGATCGACGCCGATGTCGAGCTCTCGCCCGACGTCACGATCCTGCCGGGCACCCAGCTGATCGGTGCCACCCGGATCGAAGAGGACGCGGTGGTCGGCCCCGACTGCACGCTGAAGGACACCGAGGTCGGCCACGGCGCCCGGGTGGTGCGTACGCAGGCAGAGCTCGCCGTCGTCGGACCCGGTGCCGAGGTCGGGCCGTTCTCGTACCTGCGCCCGGGCACGGTGCTCGGCGAAGAGGGCAAGATCGGCGGCTTCGTCGAGGTCAAGAACTCGACGATCGGCGTCGGTGCCAAGGTGCCGCACCTGTCCTACGTCGGAGACGCGACGATCGGGGAGGGCTCCAACATCGGGGCCGGGACGATCTTCGCCAACTACGACGGGGTCAACAAGCACAAGACCCGGATCGGACGCCACGTGAAGTCGGGGTCTGGTGTGACCTTCGTCGCTCCGGTGGTCGTCGGAGACGGTGCGGCGACCGGTGGCCAGGCCCTGATCCGGGAGGACGTGCCGGCCGGTGCGCTGGCCGTCTCTGCAGGTCAGCAGCGGACCATCGAGGGATGGGCGCTGTCGAGGAGGGCAGGCACGCCGCAGGCTGCCGCTGCCGAGGAGGCGCTCGAGGCCGGCGTACCCATCATCGGTGAACCCCTGGCGACAGGGGAGTGA
- a CDS encoding HAMP domain-containing protein, with amino-acid sequence MPSSPGPSADATTDTTLPEQVPVDPIALRRVKDAMTAMRDGIFTGRIEPVDGPLGDLASLHNEIADRLSHLSDELARVRRDAGRGGHHDERLRPSVGGGSWAGAVEDANGLVDDLVRPTAEVARVVAAVSAGDLTQTMAVRHGSRALKGDPLLVAKSVNSLVAQLATITEEIARVTREVGTEGKLGGRARVRNASGTWRDLVEAVNTMSSRLTAQVRDIAEVTTAVANGDLSRTVTIEVSGEMAQLKDTVDRMVGQLSSFAAEVTRVAREVGTEGRLGGQADVRGVSGTWRDLTDSVNTMASNLTSQVRGISSVAKAVARGDLSQQITVTARGEVAELAETLNSMTATLQTFADEVTRVAREVGTEGRLGGQAEVPGVAGRWKDLTDSVNSMATNLTNQVRDIAQVTTAVAGGDLSQKITVDVRGELAELKTTVNTMVDQLSAFADEVTRVAREVGTEGMLGGQAEVPGVGGRWKDLTDSVNSMATNLTNQVRNIAQVTTAVAGGDLSQKITVDVRGELAELKTTVNTMVDQLSAFADEVTRVAREVGGEGQLGGQAAVPGVSGTWRDLTDSVNFMAGTLTAQVRNIAQVTTAVARGDLSRQITVDARGEILELKSTINTMVDQLSSFADEVTRVAREVGTEGRLGGQADVHDVSGTWKDLTDSVNSMASNLTSQVRNIAQVTTAVARGDLTQKITVDARGEILELKSTINTMVDQLGSFADEVTRVAREVGTEGMLGGQAQVPGVAGTWRDLTVSVNSMASNLTNQVRSIAQVSKAVSQGDLSQKISIEARGEVAALAGTLNAMVDTLRTFADEVTRVAREVGTEGSLGGQAHVRGVAGTWKDLTDSVNSMASNLTNQVRNIAQVTTAVARGDLSQKITVDARGEILELKSTVNTMVDQLSSFADEVTRVAREVGTEGQLGGQAEVADVSGTWRGLTENVNQLASTLTTQLRAIAEVSAAVTQGDLSRQITVGAAGEVADLKDNLNEMIDSLRETTKANEDQDWLKTNLARFTGHMQGGRDLLEVARLIVSELTPLVGAQQGSIFLTDQTAEHIGPKVLRRIASYGYQPSPDVPDVFAVGEGLVGQAAYDRQPIIVRDVPAGFLRISSGHGSAAPTSVVVLPVVFEEKVIGVVELASFRPFSAVHMQFLEQLAESIGVSLNAIMASSRTEELLVESQRLAAELQDRQDEGARQQVELQETNAALEEKARQLVDQNQAIEIKNLEIEEARRGLEERAEQLAVSSRYKSEFLANMSHELRTPLNSLLILARLLSDNVDGNLNSRQVEYSRTIHGAGTDLLQLINDILDLSKVEAGKMDVHVTDVAVTSVVEYVEAIFRPLTAEKDLDFIVSVDPDVPRVLRSDQHRLQQVLRNLLSNAVKFTDRGDVRLLIRNASGERFSMRSLQQADAVLAFSVVDTGIGIPPEKLRVIFEAFQQADGTISRKFGGTGLGLSISREVAHLIGGEIQVESEPGHGSSFTLYVPRTSSETTEAQPATPAVSEQSEAGNRAGQLLLVISGGSEDSGASAVVEAMFGSVDEVETVVESSPEGARAVLAEREVDCVVLDLPPGEGGFDVLRWIRSHKRTKDIPVVLSRLGEMTRAQQNRLARYTEAMTLEIPATTEEVIDDVSVLLGRTAESTPRTYVPEPDADGQFAGRRILIVDDDVRNVFALTSALEQHGIDVLYAESGEAGIEALQREPGVDLVLMDIMMPGMDGLSAMRIIRDNPQFKSLPMIALTAKAMTGDREDSIAAGASEYITKPVDVTDLLALFRSWLS; translated from the coding sequence ATGCCCTCATCGCCGGGCCCGTCGGCGGACGCAACGACCGACACCACGCTCCCCGAGCAGGTGCCCGTCGATCCGATCGCGCTGCGCCGGGTCAAGGACGCGATGACCGCGATGCGCGACGGCATCTTCACCGGGCGGATCGAGCCCGTCGACGGCCCGCTCGGAGACCTCGCCTCCCTCCACAACGAGATCGCCGATCGGCTGAGCCACCTGAGCGACGAGCTCGCCCGCGTACGCCGCGACGCGGGCCGCGGCGGTCATCACGACGAGCGGCTCCGGCCGAGCGTCGGGGGTGGCTCCTGGGCCGGGGCCGTCGAGGACGCCAACGGTCTCGTCGACGACCTGGTGCGTCCGACCGCCGAGGTCGCCCGGGTCGTCGCGGCAGTCTCCGCGGGCGACCTGACCCAGACGATGGCGGTACGCCACGGCAGCCGCGCCCTCAAGGGCGACCCGCTGCTGGTCGCCAAGAGCGTGAACAGCCTGGTCGCCCAGCTCGCCACGATCACCGAGGAGATCGCCCGGGTCACCCGCGAGGTCGGCACCGAGGGCAAGCTCGGCGGCCGTGCCCGCGTGCGCAACGCCTCCGGCACCTGGCGCGATCTCGTCGAGGCGGTCAACACCATGTCCTCGCGCCTGACCGCCCAGGTCCGCGACATCGCCGAGGTCACCACCGCGGTCGCCAACGGCGACCTGTCCCGCACGGTCACCATCGAGGTCTCCGGCGAGATGGCGCAGCTCAAGGACACCGTCGACCGGATGGTCGGTCAGCTGTCCTCGTTCGCCGCCGAGGTCACCCGCGTCGCCCGCGAGGTCGGCACCGAGGGCCGCCTCGGTGGCCAGGCCGACGTGCGCGGCGTCTCCGGCACCTGGCGCGACCTGACCGACTCGGTCAACACGATGGCCTCCAACCTGACCTCCCAGGTGCGCGGCATCTCCTCGGTCGCCAAGGCCGTCGCCCGCGGAGACCTGTCACAGCAGATCACGGTCACCGCGCGCGGTGAGGTCGCCGAGCTCGCCGAGACGCTCAACTCGATGACCGCCACCCTGCAGACCTTCGCCGACGAGGTCACCCGCGTCGCCCGCGAGGTCGGCACCGAGGGCCGCCTCGGTGGCCAGGCCGAGGTCCCCGGCGTCGCCGGCCGGTGGAAGGACCTCACCGACTCCGTCAACTCGATGGCCACCAACCTGACCAACCAGGTTCGCGACATCGCCCAGGTCACCACCGCGGTGGCCGGCGGCGACCTCTCCCAGAAGATCACCGTCGACGTACGCGGCGAGCTCGCCGAGCTCAAGACCACCGTCAACACCATGGTCGACCAGCTCTCCGCCTTCGCCGACGAGGTGACGCGTGTGGCCCGCGAGGTCGGCACCGAGGGCATGCTCGGCGGCCAGGCCGAGGTGCCGGGCGTCGGCGGCCGGTGGAAGGACCTCACCGACTCCGTCAACTCGATGGCCACCAACCTGACCAACCAGGTCCGCAACATCGCCCAGGTCACCACCGCCGTCGCCGGCGGCGACCTCTCCCAGAAGATCACCGTCGACGTACGCGGCGAGCTCGCCGAGCTCAAGACCACCGTCAACACCATGGTCGACCAGCTCTCCGCCTTCGCCGACGAGGTCACCCGCGTGGCCCGCGAGGTCGGCGGCGAGGGTCAGCTGGGCGGCCAGGCGGCGGTGCCCGGCGTCTCCGGCACCTGGCGCGACCTGACCGACTCGGTGAACTTCATGGCGGGCACGCTGACCGCCCAGGTCCGCAACATCGCCCAGGTCACCACCGCCGTCGCCCGCGGAGACCTGAGCCGGCAGATCACGGTCGACGCGCGTGGCGAGATCCTCGAGCTCAAGTCGACCATCAACACCATGGTCGACCAGCTCTCCTCCTTCGCCGACGAGGTCACCCGCGTCGCCCGCGAGGTCGGCACCGAGGGCCGCCTGGGCGGCCAGGCCGACGTGCACGACGTCTCCGGCACCTGGAAGGACCTCACCGACTCGGTGAACTCGATGGCGTCCAACCTGACCTCCCAGGTCCGCAACATCGCCCAGGTCACCACCGCCGTCGCCCGCGGCGACCTCACCCAGAAGATCACCGTCGACGCCCGCGGCGAGATCCTCGAGCTCAAGTCGACCATCAACACCATGGTCGACCAGCTCGGGTCGTTCGCCGACGAGGTCACCCGCGTTGCCCGCGAGGTCGGCACCGAGGGCATGCTCGGCGGCCAGGCCCAGGTGCCGGGCGTCGCCGGCACGTGGCGCGACCTGACCGTCTCGGTGAACTCGATGGCCTCCAACCTGACCAACCAGGTCCGCAGCATCGCCCAGGTCTCCAAGGCGGTCTCCCAGGGCGACCTGTCCCAGAAGATCTCCATCGAGGCGCGCGGCGAGGTGGCCGCCCTCGCCGGCACCCTCAACGCGATGGTCGACACGCTGCGTACGTTCGCCGACGAGGTCACCCGCGTTGCTCGCGAGGTCGGCACCGAGGGATCGCTGGGCGGTCAGGCACACGTACGCGGCGTGGCCGGCACATGGAAGGACCTCACCGACTCGGTGAACTCGATGGCCTCCAACCTCACCAACCAGGTCCGCAACATCGCCCAGGTCACCACCGCCGTCGCCCGCGGCGACCTCTCCCAGAAGATCACCGTCGACGCCCGAGGCGAGATCCTCGAGCTCAAGTCGACGGTCAACACCATGGTCGACCAGCTCTCGTCCTTCGCCGACGAGGTCACCCGCGTCGCCCGCGAGGTCGGCACCGAGGGACAGCTCGGCGGCCAGGCCGAGGTCGCCGACGTCTCCGGCACCTGGCGCGGGCTCACCGAGAACGTCAACCAGCTCGCCTCGACGCTGACCACCCAGCTGCGCGCGATCGCCGAGGTCTCCGCCGCGGTGACGCAGGGTGACCTGAGTCGACAGATCACCGTCGGTGCCGCCGGCGAGGTGGCCGACCTGAAGGACAACCTCAACGAGATGATCGACTCGCTGAGGGAGACCACGAAGGCCAACGAGGACCAGGACTGGCTCAAGACCAACCTGGCCCGGTTCACCGGCCACATGCAGGGCGGACGCGACCTGCTCGAGGTCGCGCGGCTGATCGTCTCCGAGCTCACCCCGCTGGTCGGCGCCCAGCAGGGCTCGATCTTCCTCACCGACCAGACCGCCGAGCACATCGGACCGAAGGTCCTGCGCCGGATCGCCTCCTACGGCTATCAGCCGAGCCCGGACGTCCCCGACGTCTTCGCCGTCGGCGAGGGCCTGGTCGGGCAGGCCGCCTACGACCGCCAGCCGATCATCGTGCGCGACGTGCCGGCAGGCTTCCTTCGGATCTCCTCCGGACACGGCTCGGCCGCGCCGACCTCGGTCGTGGTGCTCCCGGTCGTCTTCGAGGAGAAGGTCATCGGCGTCGTCGAGCTCGCCTCCTTCCGGCCGTTCAGCGCCGTCCACATGCAGTTCCTCGAGCAGCTCGCCGAGTCGATCGGCGTCTCGCTCAACGCGATCATGGCCAGCTCCCGCACCGAGGAGCTGCTGGTCGAGTCGCAGCGCCTCGCCGCCGAGCTCCAGGACCGGCAGGACGAGGGCGCCCGCCAGCAGGTCGAGCTCCAGGAGACCAACGCGGCGCTCGAGGAGAAGGCCCGCCAGCTCGTCGACCAGAACCAGGCGATCGAGATCAAGAACCTCGAGATCGAGGAGGCCCGGCGCGGCCTGGAGGAGCGCGCCGAACAGCTCGCCGTCTCCTCGCGCTACAAGTCGGAGTTCCTGGCCAACATGTCGCACGAGCTGCGTACGCCGCTCAACTCGCTGCTCATCCTGGCTCGGCTGCTCTCCGACAACGTCGACGGCAACCTCAACTCCCGCCAGGTGGAGTACTCACGCACCATCCACGGTGCCGGGACCGACCTCCTCCAGCTGATCAACGACATCCTTGACCTCTCCAAGGTCGAGGCGGGCAAGATGGACGTCCACGTCACCGACGTGGCCGTGACCTCGGTGGTCGAGTACGTGGAGGCGATCTTCCGGCCGCTGACCGCGGAGAAGGACCTCGACTTCATCGTCAGCGTCGACCCCGACGTACCTCGCGTGCTGCGCTCTGACCAGCACCGCCTTCAGCAGGTGCTGCGCAACCTGCTCTCCAACGCGGTCAAGTTCACCGACAGGGGCGACGTCCGGCTCCTGATCCGCAACGCCTCCGGCGAGCGGTTCTCGATGCGCAGTCTGCAACAGGCGGACGCGGTGCTGGCGTTCTCCGTCGTCGACACCGGCATCGGCATCCCGCCCGAGAAGCTGAGGGTGATCTTCGAGGCGTTCCAGCAGGCCGACGGCACGATCAGCCGCAAGTTCGGCGGCACGGGTCTGGGCCTCTCGATCAGCCGCGAGGTCGCCCACCTCATCGGCGGCGAGATCCAGGTCGAGAGCGAGCCGGGGCACGGCAGCTCCTTCACCCTCTACGTCCCCCGGACGAGCTCCGAGACCACCGAGGCCCAGCCTGCGACACCCGCCGTCAGCGAGCAGAGCGAGGCCGGGAACCGGGCCGGCCAGCTGCTGCTGGTGATCAGCGGCGGCAGCGAGGATTCCGGCGCCAGCGCCGTCGTGGAGGCGATGTTCGGATCGGTCGACGAGGTCGAGACCGTCGTCGAGTCGTCACCCGAGGGCGCTCGGGCCGTCCTGGCCGAGCGTGAGGTCGACTGCGTGGTCCTGGACCTGCCTCCGGGCGAGGGCGGCTTCGACGTACTCCGCTGGATCCGCAGCCACAAGCGCACCAAGGACATCCCGGTGGTGCTGAGCAGGTTGGGCGAGATGACCAGGGCCCAGCAGAACCGGCTGGCCAGATACACCGAGGCGATGACCCTCGAGATCCCGGCAACCACCGAGGAGGTGATCGACGACGTGAGCGTTCTGCTGGGCCGCACCGCAGAGTCGACCCCACGGACGTACGTCCCCGAGCCCGACGCCGACGGCCAGTTCGCGGGCCGGCGGATCCTGATCGTCGACGACGACGTACGCAACGTCTTCGCGCTGACCAGCGCGCTGGAGCAGCACGGCATCGACGTCCTCTACGCGGAGTCGGGCGAGGCCGGGATCGAGGCGCTGCAGCGCGAGCCGGGTGTCGATCTCGTCCTGATGGACATCATGATGCCGGGCATGGACGGCCTGAGCGCGATGCGGATCATCCGCGACAACCCGCAGTTCAAGAGCCTGCCGATGATCGCCCTGACCGCGAAGGCGATGACGGGCGACAGGGAGGACAGCATCGCCGCCGGCGCCTCGGAGTACATCACCAAGCCGGTCGATGTCACCGACCTGCTCGCACTGTTCCGGTCGTGGTTGTCATGA
- a CDS encoding SDR family oxidoreductase, with the protein MNITGNTIFVPGATSGIGLALALRLKSRGNTVIIGGRRTSLLAELAEAHGFETVRIDTADAASIAEATADVVGRFPDLNVLVAMAGIMRPEDWTTPGFLADAEETVVTNLLGPIRLIDAFVPHLRERPGATIVTVSSGLAHTPLRFTPTYNATKAAIHQLSESIRMQLAPIGIQVTELVPPAVRTALMPGHESADHAMPLDAYVDEVMTLLEADPEAREVLVEQVKLLRYAEVRGDYDQIVGVLNAAEERVR; encoded by the coding sequence ATGAACATCACCGGAAACACCATCTTCGTCCCCGGAGCGACGTCCGGGATCGGTCTCGCTCTCGCCCTGCGCCTGAAGTCGCGTGGGAACACCGTGATCATCGGCGGGCGGCGTACGTCGCTGCTCGCCGAGCTGGCCGAGGCCCACGGGTTCGAGACCGTCCGCATCGATACCGCCGACGCCGCGTCGATCGCGGAGGCGACCGCCGATGTGGTCGGCCGCTTCCCCGACCTGAACGTGCTCGTCGCGATGGCCGGGATCATGCGCCCCGAGGACTGGACCACGCCGGGCTTTCTCGCCGATGCCGAGGAGACCGTCGTGACGAACCTGCTCGGCCCGATCCGGCTCATCGACGCGTTCGTGCCGCACCTGCGTGAGCGTCCCGGGGCCACGATCGTGACCGTCTCCTCGGGGCTGGCCCACACGCCGTTGCGGTTCACGCCCACCTACAACGCGACCAAGGCGGCGATCCACCAGCTCTCCGAGTCGATCCGGATGCAGCTCGCTCCGATCGGGATCCAGGTCACCGAGCTGGTTCCGCCGGCGGTGCGGACGGCGCTGATGCCGGGCCACGAGAGTGCCGATCACGCGATGCCGCTCGACGCGTACGTCGACGAGGTGATGACGCTCCTCGAGGCGGATCCCGAGGCCCGCGAGGTGCTCGTCGAGCAGGTGAAGCTGCTGCGCTACGCCGAGGTCCGCGGCGACTACGACCAGATCGTCGGCGTCCTCAACGCCGCCGAGGAACGGGTCCGCTGA
- a CDS encoding helix-turn-helix transcriptional regulator, whose product MDRASLADFLRRRRETLRPQDVGLVVGPRRRTPGLRREEVAALTGMSTDYYIRLEQQRGPQPSDQMLSALARSLRLTVDERDHLYRLAGHNAPRRTFEDGHVAPALLRVLDRLEDTPAMILSALGETLVANSLATTIFGDRPALTGWDRFESYQWFTDPSTRDVYPPEYHDNHGRGLVASLRMAYGALGERSRADELVRLLSTRSDEFRELWDRHEVTHRFEDHKTLLHPQVGPIDVDCQLLFTQDQGQALLVLTPVPGSEAEEKIRLLAVLGHEEFSAP is encoded by the coding sequence ATGGACCGTGCCTCGCTCGCCGATTTTCTCCGCCGCCGTCGGGAGACGCTCCGCCCGCAGGACGTCGGTCTGGTGGTCGGGCCGCGCCGACGCACACCTGGCCTGCGCCGCGAGGAGGTCGCCGCCCTGACCGGGATGTCGACCGACTACTACATACGTCTCGAGCAGCAGCGCGGTCCGCAGCCCTCCGACCAGATGCTGTCGGCGCTCGCCCGGAGCCTCCGGCTCACCGTCGACGAGCGCGACCATCTCTATCGGTTGGCCGGCCACAACGCCCCGCGGCGTACGTTCGAGGACGGCCACGTCGCTCCGGCGCTGCTGCGCGTGCTGGACCGGCTCGAGGACACCCCCGCCATGATCCTGTCCGCGCTCGGCGAGACGCTGGTCGCCAACAGTCTCGCGACCACGATCTTCGGCGACCGCCCGGCGCTGACCGGCTGGGACCGGTTCGAGTCCTATCAATGGTTCACCGACCCCTCGACCCGCGATGTCTACCCGCCGGAGTACCACGACAACCACGGCCGCGGCCTGGTCGCATCACTCAGGATGGCCTACGGCGCTCTCGGCGAACGCTCTCGCGCCGACGAGCTCGTCCGCCTCCTGAGCACCCGGTCCGACGAGTTCCGCGAGCTGTGGGATCGGCACGAGGTCACCCACCGGTTCGAGGACCACAAGACACTCCTGCACCCGCAGGTGGGCCCGATCGACGTCGACTGCCAACTGCTGTTCACCCAGGACCAGGGTCAGGCCCTGCTGGTGCTGACCCCCGTGCCCGGAAGCGAGGCGGAGGAGAAGATCCGGCTGCTCGCCGTCCTCGGCCACGAGGAGTTCAGCGCGCCTTAG
- a CDS encoding SpoIIE family protein phosphatase, with the protein MRTRAKTLSRTFEPAPTSVSEARHFARTVLAGWGLDDLLDDAVLLTSELVTNAVTHAGTPMTVAVVREADRLRIDVFDQHPNRVLPVGVNARPGAGEHGRGLLITSALSTAWGVEYRKNHKRVWAAFALVEETLDADAPGAGGPEVQDVRRRRAESAGQDPLGLGGLVLNQLPLTDMLDLVVEQTRERFGADAAYLLLEDEMDDQFVVAATSGSAAPVQGRNVRRGEAGAPGLRASFRPLSIVDLRATPVDLLRGLELRSLVTAPVAFDGRVIGTLAVARSEPSSFTTEDGAELQRIADWAAAGVDRASTRAADGERRGWLAFLGEASVMLAGSLDLETTAAMTGQIVVPRLATWCGIHLNDARDRPRLQFAWHADEQQLDALQDALEKATPEDRETPTEPDFPGEVAILPLEARNRIIGWLTLGRPAGEPLRRERLMVAESIARRAALAIDNARAHTELHEIGQSLQRSLLPAVLPEIPGVDIGVGYEPTGEFNDAGGDFYDIFALGAGRWGFMVGDVCGVGPEAATVAGMSRHTVRALIRAGIPIAPTLERLNAAICDEGQRGRFITMVCGTIEVTAASRFRLRLVCAGHPPPFLVTRARPGVPARRVGRPQALLGVLDAVDYIEDEVTLERGDRFVVVTDGVLERRAEASVESMFEEAGVEAVLAAGIGTGAQAVADRLLRAVADFSTTPPSDDMAVLVLDLGKGLPG; encoded by the coding sequence ATGAGGACCAGAGCCAAGACGCTGTCGCGCACCTTTGAGCCGGCACCCACGTCGGTCTCCGAAGCGCGCCACTTCGCACGGACGGTGCTGGCCGGATGGGGTCTCGACGACCTCCTCGACGATGCCGTGCTGCTCACCAGCGAGCTGGTGACCAACGCGGTCACCCATGCCGGCACGCCGATGACGGTGGCGGTCGTCCGTGAGGCGGACCGGCTCCGCATCGACGTGTTCGACCAGCACCCCAACCGGGTGCTCCCGGTCGGCGTGAACGCCCGTCCCGGAGCCGGCGAGCACGGTCGCGGACTCCTCATCACCTCGGCGCTGTCGACGGCCTGGGGAGTGGAGTATCGCAAGAATCACAAGCGAGTGTGGGCGGCGTTCGCGCTGGTCGAGGAGACTCTCGACGCCGATGCTCCCGGAGCCGGCGGCCCGGAGGTCCAGGACGTACGCCGCCGCAGGGCCGAGTCCGCCGGCCAGGATCCGCTGGGACTGGGCGGGTTGGTGCTCAACCAGCTCCCGCTCACGGACATGCTCGACCTGGTGGTGGAGCAGACCCGGGAGCGGTTCGGTGCCGATGCCGCGTACCTTCTGCTCGAGGACGAGATGGACGACCAGTTCGTGGTGGCCGCCACGAGCGGTTCCGCTGCGCCGGTCCAGGGGCGGAACGTACGTCGCGGCGAAGCCGGCGCTCCTGGTCTCAGGGCGTCGTTTCGGCCGTTGTCGATCGTCGACCTGCGGGCGACGCCGGTCGATCTGCTCCGGGGGCTCGAGCTGCGCTCGCTGGTCACCGCGCCGGTGGCCTTCGACGGCCGGGTGATCGGGACCTTGGCGGTCGCACGGTCCGAGCCGAGCAGCTTCACGACCGAGGACGGCGCCGAGCTCCAGCGGATCGCGGACTGGGCGGCAGCGGGCGTCGACCGGGCATCCACCCGGGCGGCCGACGGCGAGCGACGCGGCTGGCTGGCGTTCCTGGGCGAAGCCAGCGTGATGCTGGCAGGGTCGCTGGACCTGGAGACGACGGCGGCGATGACCGGGCAGATCGTCGTGCCTCGACTGGCCACCTGGTGCGGGATCCACCTCAACGATGCCCGGGACCGGCCCCGGCTCCAGTTCGCCTGGCACGCCGACGAGCAACAGCTCGACGCGTTGCAGGACGCCCTCGAGAAGGCCACCCCTGAGGATCGAGAGACGCCCACCGAGCCCGACTTTCCCGGCGAGGTCGCGATCCTTCCGCTGGAGGCACGCAACCGGATCATCGGCTGGCTGACCCTCGGGCGTCCCGCTGGTGAGCCGCTGCGCCGAGAGCGACTGATGGTCGCCGAATCGATCGCCCGCCGGGCGGCGCTGGCCATCGACAACGCGCGCGCCCACACCGAGCTGCACGAGATCGGCCAGTCCCTGCAGCGCAGCCTGCTGCCGGCGGTGCTCCCGGAGATCCCCGGCGTCGACATCGGGGTGGGCTACGAGCCGACGGGGGAGTTCAACGACGCCGGTGGCGACTTCTACGACATCTTCGCGCTCGGAGCCGGGCGCTGGGGCTTCATGGTGGGCGACGTGTGCGGTGTCGGGCCGGAGGCGGCCACGGTCGCCGGGATGTCGCGCCACACCGTACGGGCGCTGATCCGGGCCGGTATCCCGATCGCACCGACACTGGAGCGGCTCAATGCCGCGATCTGCGACGAGGGGCAGCGAGGCCGGTTCATCACGATGGTCTGCGGGACGATCGAGGTCACCGCGGCCTCCCGGTTCCGACTGCGGCTCGTCTGTGCCGGCCATCCGCCGCCGTTCCTCGTCACCCGGGCCAGGCCGGGCGTCCCGGCCCGCCGGGTCGGCCGGCCGCAGGCTCTGCTCGGGGTGCTCGACGCGGTCGACTACATCGAGGACGAGGTGACGCTGGAGCGCGGCGATCGGTTCGTCGTCGTCACCGACGGTGTCCTGGAGCGCCGTGCAGAGGCGTCGGTGGAGTCGATGTTCGAGGAGGCCGGGGTCGAGGCCGTGCTCGCCGCCGGCATCGGCACCGGGGCGCAGGCCGTCGCGGACCGGCTGCTGCGCGCGGTCGCCGACTTCTCCACCACGCCGCCCTCCGACGACATGGCCGTCCTCGTCCTCGATCTGGGCAAGGGCCTGCCGGGATAG